A region from the Lytechinus variegatus isolate NC3 chromosome 6, Lvar_3.0, whole genome shotgun sequence genome encodes:
- the LOC121417356 gene encoding uncharacterized protein LOC121417356 isoform X2: MYSYRPSSTAMGATEVIRPSSGTQPQGHRARVSGSSPLSSAGSTGSHRNKKLLKSYHDFTMQIFSSGQGAGENDNLFVAAVRSGDYERVENILQRRSHEVVNVDARDRETGNTALMWAVIKGHIKLIRLLLKYGADVTLRNAATECVLDLTEDRQIRKLLLESVLRKGVSPRHLLQAAWQGNAQVVRQLLNESKILDINCRNSDGFTPLLLVTRDVDLFESIGSALESYDPLAVIEELLRHRADPIATDRESHTALHYVSSGSSQLTDELAIRLMAIPSLANSCDGRSVAPIHVASKSGSVDVVVALLDHGVDVNTRGYAGSTPLHLSAQAGQTQVANTLLNHGADITIVDDSGNTAVDVAKTKRMKSVLRDAWMEVTDNKQAEVLSPVKPPSRLEDRSPRQTRVHSLTSTSPPSEGHGNRMMQKFSEAHRALQEEEQLLKDVEAGRYTPGLHTKTLNLLRTPSRNSPLLTTTNRAPAPPKTPRVLDPLASPASKTKSSEGQGSKKPRRSLTFSGRVNSGSKEQRSRGHSKLSKTRSDPTNLQASGDGPQVPVTVVGLDLDDNLRDVRFQRIVPHGAKQLDRHASTQSDTSLHKHRGGSTHHRLSDPSLADVAKAYHTFCNKDISTSPALAHVPPIRTSQLLNLEQMHLRLTSPSPNPEASGLYPTSRSVLPHSPGNFGDNRHLQETIFEFEDEEGGDGDKNEMPTMRLNLEEVVEDEESRGHQGSLQNRTVMFNIEASRVNPLKDSSDSGQGSSRSTVSHTSSAASLVMSSPSPQLEVDRKEAAKNRLGIKMTPSATKVPDERIALFQRAQMKLPSLGRASPAIKQSQGQKTKRQTSEECLSVLSMSSINAVMSPDVGNAKDMTKEDNQTKSSAIGNDLDRQLQGQQNSLNRQGGKRKISLEDNALLLETRKRSLSSTSESKTLTPGASSQSSHPLPLSGGSGTALVKKADERLSIDSMAENTSKKNTALVTPLCATKGTATPACPSTKSSPHQKTAQIFSCKNAQPSANTARKMADKNPKAQSSVPGTQNGTKGEKKSTLVSASKPVVRTLEVLPVAKVDSKTSGKQSEKDTNKSDDQESSKVDKSVVKTEVKMPKEKPITSRDAVKPDKTRKSESKTVINSKGKTGHVSSSMKSSVKQEDHGSGLVKPASDLHNKNACNKTDKKTVTSKSQREPGGGPEGNSAISVKKGAAAPTNKATSKTKNDQGKVKTGRKEEAEKKVITWRISCDDDDDSSESDFDNEQQRFVEEDIPVLGRDRKEQKVLRKGSTVPPCTKTDDFQDLAESSDAEDVFEEVIFSDEEDTPTDISKAKTKLIKDPSKISSKHQKPLTSQGSKAVQKSTVKPPAATKKPTPGAQQQKSVVKESAKAKGTLVKKPLKRETPNEMVKGKVAVKGMSVTKTLSKEPSPTDNTNTHKAAEKSILTISRQKPLNTLTSSKVEKEINKAKQPPEKNSSNALKQKPSEVMKDGRSDVKAMDIKEKTVLKTVQKNANVKNAASPAKVQNSSVSSKVDNKQDAPEVRSSVAIESRKEDPIKVSERPEVVANESKGVSSTELGESSDVIPAGQDYIDPAVKVVTSEQGDDVHLNPISPKEPKPGNNSFRKGKYKSPNNSPRDFAVSEVAVPEKKPVRDPMAAKQSPVIMDIVEMFKSASSGTSPDVKLEVLGKIKDRVASVKGPVKKLVKNVPKKVSGTVQAKGNKGKSKDRVGSGGKSKGRIGSGGSRSGDGSKVMKKTKKSSGRTKSKKKMKEVNYSLLPDSEQNTTAFITGQGWSIKTSRNENDDVILQENNQDDSSDDDMGNLELPNLGESQLSPHNSLKLDELVVMRSISLEEKKNLVNILSPLEMNAPYFIPDTMGTIKEFADSLKSDSSEMSAVKAAVRDNHSDSQTQGNVTESVDPREERSVAHAETDSSNLDHKRNTDTKKSPPVPDVRVRKSSTHSQMDNDIHDPEHDSRHLGLTGELSNYDTNPELLKVFRIKDHYETVSSQGSRRTSIASDEEAVREHLSLILNKPDSGSDANEDQGGSNMRGQSGEDSPGQRREPKGNVLKKKPPLPKLLQQHQIQSSIRPSPRRASEPNLPPPDADSTSFSVTPIKKLEQKREENKSQVSTIKNSLPDKKFSPPSSSTKKQRGKSVGDVPSDASGKDRGQSSSTTSLPIKSSIIEEDGHQDSADEDWVEEEEPLARHVQTLTEKTLQEFEIIAQSVDTATTSVIHTRPPSSAGGQSIHTARSSIRSVSPSPRVRDVINVQGGDQEEREFLNQSIALSETSSEVFRDFNDTGESVVNSHDTSVSSSMISSTDRSLSANTTVSESEGTELLHWKKGNLLGKGAFGTVYCGLTNTGQLLAVKQVELSERDKEKAKQQYQKLQEEVQLLKTLCHKNIVGFLGVSLEENMVNIFMQFIPGGSIASLLARFGSLDETVFCRYTKQILEGTQYLHENDVIHRDIKGANIMLMSTGVIKLIDFGCAKRLCIQISRSQNVLKSMRGTPYWMAPEVIMETGHGKKSDIWSIGCTVFEMATRKPPWSDMPPMAAIFAIGSGGPVPQMPDKFSEDAKTFVNACLTRNQDERATASELLKHPFIKRRKERGREHYQSRISSTSLEDGPIVFREQPISRDSAESKGRRNYALQDFR, encoded by the exons GTCGTCAACGTCGATGCCCGAGACCGGGAAACGGGGAACACCGCCCTGATGTGGGCAGTAATCAAAGGTCACATCAAGCTGATCCGGCTCCTCCTCAAGTACGGAGCGGACGTGACGCTGCGCAACGCTGCCACGGAGTGCGTCCTGGACCTGACAGAGGACCGTCAGATCCGGAAGCTACTCCTGGAGTCTGTCCTGAGGAAGGGGGTGTCTCCCAGGCATCTCCTGCAAGCGGCCTGGCAAGGGAACGCACAGGTTGTCAGGCAACTCTTG aatgaaagtaaaattttgGACATCAATTGCAGGAATTCTGATGGATTCACACCGCTATTACTGGTTACTAGAGACGTAGATTTATTTGAATCAA TTGGATCAGCCCTAGAGTCCTACGACCCTCTCGCCGTCATCGAAGAACTCCTTCGCCACCGAGCAGACCCCATCGCCACCGACCGTGAGAGCCACACCGCCTTGCATTATGTCTCCTCTGGCAGCTCCCAACTCACCGACGAACTAGCCATCAGGCTCATGGCCATTCCTTCCTTGGCCAATTCCTGCGACGGACGATCCGTTGCGCCTATCCACGTTGCCTCGAAGAGCGGGAGTGTTGATGTCGTGGTAGCGCTTCTAGATCACGGGGTTGATGTCAATACAAGAGGTTATGCTGGGTCAACGCCGCTCCATTTATCG gCTCAAGCTGGTCAAACTCAGGTCGCCAACACCTTGCTAAACCATGGTGCTGATATCACCATAGTGGATGACAGCGGTAACACTGCTGTCGATGTAGCTAAGACGAAGAGGATGAAATCTGTGTTAAGAG ATGCATGGATGGAGGTAACGGACAACAAACAAGCAGAGGTGCTGAGTCCCGTCAAGCCACCGTCTCGTCTGGAAGATCGTAGTCCTAGGCAGACTAGAGTACATAGTCTTACATCCACATCACCACCCTCCGAGGGGCATGGAA ATCGAATGATGCAGAAGTTTTCCGAGGCTCATAGAGCACTACAGGAAGAGGAACAACTTCTGAAGGACGTAGAAGCCGGTCGTTATACTCCTGG ACTTCACACAAAAACGCTGAATCTCCTGAGGACCCCTTCCCGCAACTCACCCCTCCTAACCACCACCAACCGAGCCCCTGCCCCTCCCAAGACACCCCGGGTCCTGGACCCTCTCGCAAGCCCCGCCTCCAAGACCAAATCCTCTGAAGGTCAAGGGTCAAAGAAGCCACGAAGGTCACTGACCTTCTCTGGTCGGGTGAACAGTGGATCCAAGGAACAGAGGTCAAGAGGTCACAGCAAGCTCAGCAAGACGAGAT CGGACCCGACAAATCTTCAGGCCAGTGGAGACGGACCTCAAGTACCTGTTACTGTAGTAGGCCTGGACCTAGATGATAATCTGAGGGATGTCAG GTTTCAGCGCATAGTGCCCCATGGTGCCAAACAACTCGATCGACACGCCTCAACCCAGAGCGACACATCCCTCCACAAACATAGGGGGGGATCTACCCACCATCGCTTATCAGACCCAAGCCTAGCTGATGTAGCCAAGGCCTACCATACATTCTGCAATAAGGATATATCAACCAGCCCGGCGTTGGCTCATGTTCCGCCGATACGCACGTCGCAGCTCTTGAATCTTG AACAAATGCATTTGCGGCTGACATCGCCGAGCCCCAACCCTGAGGCATCAGGTCTGTACCCAACCTCTCGCAGTGTTCTTCCACACTCGCCAGGGAACTTTGGTGACAATCGCCACCTACAGGAAACCATCTTTGAGTTTGAGGATGAGgaaggtggtgatggtgataagaATGAGATGCCAACAATGAGGCTGAACTTGGAAGAAGTTGTCGAGGACGAGGAGAGCAGAGGTCATCAAGGTTCGCTCCAGAATCGCACTGTCATGTTCAACATTGAAGCTAGTCGTGTCAACCCCCTCAAAGATAGTTCTGATTCGGGTCAGGGATCATCCAGGTCAACGGTTAGCCACACCTCCTCTGCTGCGAGCCTTGTCATGTCCAGCCCAAGTCCGCAGCTTGAAGTAGACCGCAAGGAAGCTGCAAAGAATCGCTTGGGGATCAAGATGACACCATCTGCCACCAAGGTTCCAGATGAGAGAATTGCACTTTTTCAAAGGGCGCAGATGAAACTTCCAAGCCTTGGTCGGGCCTCGCCTGCCATCAAACAGTCTCAAGGACAAAAGACAAAACGACAGACAAGTGAAGAGTGCCTTTCCGTGCTGTCCATGTCCTCTATAAATGCTGTCATGTCTCCAGATGTAGGAAATGCCAAAGATATGACGAAGGAAGACAACCAGACCAAGTCCTCAGCAATTGGCAATGATCTCGATCGGCAGTTGCAGGGTCAACAGAATAGTTTAAATCGGCAGGGTGGCAAACGGAAGATATCTCTTGAGGACAATGCCTTGTTACTTGAAACAAGGAAACGATCTCTATCTTCCACCAGTGAATCAAAGACACTTACTCCAGGTGCATCTAGTCAGTCCAGCCATCCCTTGCCTCTGTCAGGAGGCAGTGGGACAGCATTGGTAAAAAAGGCTGACGAGCGATTATCTATAGACAGTATGGCTGAGAACACGTCGAAGAAAAACACTGCCCTTGTGACTCCGTTATGTGCCACCAAAGGTACAGCGACCCCAGCTTGCCCTTCCACCAAATCTTCGCCCCATCAGAAAACGGCACAAATCTTTTCTTGTAAGAATGCACAACCTTCAGCGAATACCGCTAGGAAAATGGCTGATAAGAACCCAAAGGCTCAATCTTCCGTACCTGGGACACAAAATGGTACCAAGGGAGAGAAGAAATCAACGCTTGTCAGTGCCTCCAAACCGGTTGTTCGAACATTAGAAGTCTTGCCCGTTGCCAAAGTAGACAGCAAAACATCTGGAAAGCAATCTGAAAAGGACACCAACAAAAGTGATGATCAGGAAAGCTCAAAGGTCGATAAATCTGTTGtgaaaacagaagtgaaaatgcCGAAGGAAAAACCAATTACAAGCCGTGATGCTGTTAAGCCAGACAAAACAAGGAAGTCAGAAAGTAAAACAGTAATCAACAGCAAGGGAAAGACTGGACATGTTTCAAGTAGTATGAAAAGTAGTGTGAAACAGGAGGACCATGGATCTGGTCTTGTTAAGCCTGCCTCAGATCTTCATAacaaaaatgcatgtaataagaCAGATAAAAAGACTGTTACTTCAAAATCACAGAGAGAACCTGGTGGAGGGCCTGAAGGGAATAGTGCAATAAGTGTAAAGAAGGGTGCTGCAGCTCCAACTAACAAAGCCActagtaaaacaaaaaatgaccaGGGTAAAGTGAAAAcagggagaaaagaagaagcTGAAAAGAAGGTGATCACTTGGAGAATatcatgtgatgatgatgatgattcatCAGAATCAGACTTTGATAATGAGCAACAGAGATTTGTTGAAGAAGACATTCCTGTTCTAGGGAGAGATCGGAAAGAGCAGAAGGTCTTACGGAAAGGAAGTACAGTTCCTCCATGCACAAAGACAGACGACTTTCAGGACCTTGCAGAAAGTAGTGATGCTGAGGATGTTTTTGAGGAAGTGATCTTCAGTGATGAAGAGGACACACCTACAGACATCAGTAAGGCTAAGACAAAGCTTATCAAGGATCCATCTAAGATATCCTCAAAGCACCAAAAGCCACTGACATCACAGGGATCCAAGGCAGTTCAAAAGTCCACAGTTAAACCCCCAGCAGCAACAAAGAAACCAACACCTGGTGCCCAACAGCAGAAGAGTGTTGTTAAGGAATCGGCTAAGGCAAAAGGAACCTTAGTTAAGAAGCCTCTTAAAAGAGAAACACCGAATGAGATGGTCAAAGGCAAGGTTGCCGTGAAAGGTATGTCAGTGACGAAGACACTGTCAAAGGAACCTAGTCCAACTGATAATACAAATACCCACAAGGCTGCAGAGAAAAGCATCTTGACTATTTCACGTCAGAAGCCTTTGAACACTTTAACCAGCAGCAAAGTCGAGAAAGAGATTAACAAGGCAAAGCAGCCGCCAGAGAAAAACAGCTCAAATGCTTTGAAGCAAAAGCCTTCTGAGGTTATGAAAGATGGTAGAAGTGATGTTAAAGCAATGGACATCAAAGAAAAGACAGTACTTAAAACCGTACAGAAAAATGCAAATGTGAAGAATGCTGCGTCACCGGCGAAAGTTCAGAACAGTTCTGTAAGTTCAAAAGTAGATAACAAGCAAGATGCTCCAGAGGTAAGGTCTAGTGTTGCAATAGAAAGCAGGAAGGAAGACCCTATTAAGGTCTCTGAGAGACCTGAAGTTGTAGCAAATGAATCTAAAGGTGTTTCTTCAACAGAACTAGGTGAAAGTTCAGATGTCATTCCTGCTGGTCAGGATTACATTGACCCTGCTGTAAAGGTTGTAACGTCAGAACAAGGTGATGACGTTCATCTGAACCCAATCAGTCCAAAAGAACCGAAACCTGGGAATAATTCCTTCAGGAAAGGGAAGTACAAGTCCCCAAACAACTCACCTCGTGATTTTGCTGTCTCAGAGGTGGCAGTGCCAGAAAAGAAGCCTGTCCGTGACCCAATGGCTGCCAAGCAGTCCCCAGTGATAATGGATATTGTTGAAATGTTTAAGTCTGCAAGTTCTGGAACATCCCCTGATGTCAAACTTGAGGTCTTAGGAAAGATCAAGGATCGTGTTGCTAGTGTAAAGGGTCCTGTCAAGAAGCTGGTGAAGAATGTTCCAAAGAAGGTCTCGGGTACTGTgcaagcaaaaggaaacaaggGAAAGAGCAAGGACAGAGTTGGCAGTGGTGGGAAGAGTAAAGGGAGAATTGGAAGTGGAGGAAGTCGGAGTGGTGATGGGTCAAAGGTTATGAAAAAGACCAAGAAATCGAGTGGAAGGACAAAgtcaaagaagaagatgaaggaaGTGAATTACAGCCTTTTGCCAGATTCAGAGCAAAACACCACTGCCTTCATCACAGGTCAGGGCTGGAGCATCAAGACCTCAAGGAATGAGAACGATGATGTTATCCTCCAGGAAAATAATCAGGATGATTCCTCGGACGATGATATGGGAAATCTCGAGCTTCCTAACCTTGGTGAATCGCAGCTCAGTCCGCACAACTCCCTGAAATTGGATGAGTTGGTCGTGATGAGGTCAATATCTctggaagaaaagaagaacTTGGTGAACATCTTGAGCCCGCTTGAGATGAATGCTCCTTACTTTATTCCAGACACCATGGGAACAATCAAAGAGTTTGCTGACTCTCTCAAAAGTGACTCTTCAGAGATGAGTGCTGTGAAAGCTGCGGTGAGGGACAATCATTCCGATTCTCAAACTCAAGGCAATGTGACTGAAAGTGTAGATCCAAGAGAGGAAAGGTCTGTGGCTCATGCGGAGACAGATTCGTCTAATCTTGATCACAAAAGGAATACTGATACTAAGAAGAGCCCTCCAGTTCCAGATGTAAGGGTTAGGAAAAGCAGCACCCATTCCCAGATGGATAATGACATACATGATCCTGAACATGACAGTAGACACCTTGGACTTACTGGAGAGCTGTCAAATTATGATACCAACCCTGAACTCCTCAAGGTTTTCCGCATCAAGGATCACTATGAGACGGTGTCTTCTCAAGGGTCACGTCGGACTTCCATCGCTTCAGACGAGGAAGCAGTGCGGGAACATCTAAGTTTGATTCTGAACAAACCGGACAGCGGGAGTGATGCGAATGAAGACCAAGGTGGAAGCAATATGAGAGGACAATCTGGTGAAGATTCACCAGGACAAAGAAGAGAGCCAAAGGGTAATGTCCTCAAGAAGAAGCCACCCTTACCAAAACTACTGCAGCAGCATCAGATCCAGTCTTCCATACGGCCCAGCCCAAGGCGAGCCAGTGAACCAAACTTACCACCTCCTGATGCTGACAGTACCTCCTTTTCTGTAACTCCCATCAAGAAACTTGAACAGAAGAGGGAAGAGAACAAGTCTCAAGTTTCAACAATAAAGAACAGTCTTCCAGATAAGAAGTTCAGCCCTCCGTCTTCTTCCACGAAGAAACAGCGTGGCAAATCCGTCGGAGATGTGCCTTCAGATGCCTCGGGCAAAGATCGTGGTCAGAGTTCAAGTACAACCAGCCTTCCCATCAAGTCCTCGATCATTGAGGAAGATGGTCACCAAGATTCTGCGGATGAAGATTGGGTCGAGGAGGAAGAGCCTCTTGCCAGACACGTCCAGACGCTGACGGAGAAGACACTCCAGGAATTCGAAATCATTGCTCAATCTGTTGATACCGCCACAACCTCTGTTATCCATACCCGACCTCCATCTTCAGCTGGTGGGCAGTCCATCCATACCGCCAGGAGCTCTATCAGGAGTGTCTCTCCTAGTCCTAGGGTGAGGGATGTCATCAATGTCCAAGGAGGTGACCAGGAAGAAAGAGAGTTTTTGAATCAGAGCATCGCGCTCTCGGAAACAAGCAGTGAGGTCTTTAGGGATTTCAACGATACTGGAGAG AGTGTTGTAAACAGTCACGATACATCAGTGTCATCCAGCATGATAAGTAGCACCGATCGTAGTCTTAGCGCTAACACCACGGTCTCGGAGTCTGAGGGGACTGAACTCCTCCATTGGAAGAAAGGCAACCTGCTTGGGAAAGGAGCATTTGGGACG GTGTACTGTGGGCTAACAAACACCGGTCAGCTGTTAGCCGTGAAGCAGGTCGAACTCAGCGAGAGAGACAAGGAGAAAGCCAAACAACAGTATCAGAAACTACAAGAAGAAGTACAACTTCTAAAGACACTTTGTCACAAGAACATTGTTGG CTTCCTTGGAGTGTCTTTAGAAGAGAACATGGTCAATATCTTCATGCAGTTCATCCCTGGTGGATCTATCGCATCACTTCTGGCTAGGTTTGGATCCCTTGATGAAACCGTCTTCTGTCGTTACACCAAACAGATCCTAGAAGGCACTCAGTACTTACATGAGAATGATGTCATACATAG GGACATCAAAGGAGCCAACATCATGTTGATGTCGACCGGGGTGATCAAGCTCATAGACTTTGGTTGTGCTAAGCGTCTATGTATCCAGATCAGTCGCAGTCAGAATGTACTCAAGTCAATGCGAGGGACACCGTACTGGATGGCGCCAGAGGTCATCATGGAGACGGGACATGGGAAGAAATCAGATATATG GTCCATTGGTTGTACAGTGTTTGAGATGGCGACACGTAAACCTCCTTGGTCTGACATGCCTCCCATGGCGGCTATCTTTGCCATCGGTTCCGGTGGCCCCGTTCCTCAGATGCCGGACAAGTTCTCTGAAGATGCGAAGACCTTTGTCAATGCTTGCCTAACAAG GAATCAAGATGAAAGAGCAACAGCCTCGGAACTCCTCAAGCACCCCTTTAtcaagaggagaaaagaaagagggagggaaCACTATCAGAGCAGGATATCCTCAACATCTCTGGAAGATGGCCCAATCGTCTTCAGGGAACAACCTATCTCAAGGGACTCGGCAGAGAGCAAAGGAAGAAGGAACTATGCCTTGCAGGATTTCCGCTGA